The Neovison vison isolate M4711 chromosome 13, ASM_NN_V1, whole genome shotgun sequence genome includes a region encoding these proteins:
- the LOC122893303 gene encoding LOW QUALITY PROTEIN: circadian-associated transcriptional repressor-like (The sequence of the model RefSeq protein was modified relative to this genomic sequence to represent the inferred CDS: inserted 2 bases in 1 codon; deleted 1 base in 1 codon; substituted 1 base at 1 genomic stop codon) → MDSPASVSSCSSYSLSSSFSTSPVNSDFGLPSDSEGEDKETHDPRSDPVGQRGGSRPSPGPIRCRXVSSNQKYTVSHLEQRGLASPLAGSGVKRSRDGELQPNINIQGCTTEGDLLFAQKCKELQGFIRPLTDLLNGLKMGRFERGLSSFQQSVAMDRIQRIVGVLQKPQMGERYLGTLLQVEGMLKTWFPHIAAQKSSLGNSRHQLTKHFPSHHSSSAASSPAPPMEKTDQTELGHLLLKPKQPWHLTEWPTMHLTWIHTTPICNPPLSSPGTISFSHGPLGTGASIGVILFVQHGVQPFTHSAPASPVPPTTASPVIPGDPKKLSGDGPHCHHLPVTXPPDWGCPQSGPSLPTMVREMTVGHLEQWRSHPPVAPDVHSLNP, encoded by the exons ATGGATTCTCCAGCTAGCGTTTCCTCCTGttcttcctactctctctcttcctctttttccaccTCCCCAGTGAACAGTGACTTTGGCCTCCCCTCCGATAGTGAGGGGGAGGACAAGGAGACCCATGACCCCAGGTCCGACCCTGTCGGGCAAAGGGGAGGTTCTCGGCCCAGCCCTGGTCCTATCCGCTGCAGATAGGTTTCCAGCAACCAA AAATATACAGTATCTCACTTGGAACAACGGGGCTTGGCCTCTCCTTTGGCAGGATCTGGGGTCAAAAGATCAAGAGATGGTGAATTACAGCCCAACATAAACATCCAGGGTTGTACCACAGAAGGAGACCTGCTTTTTGCTCAGAAGTGTAAAGAGCTTCAAGGATTCATTCGCCCTCTCACAGACCTACTGAATGGGCTGAAGATGGGTCGATTTGAGAGAGGATTGAGCAGTTTCCAGCAGAGTGTGGCAATGGATAGAATCCAGCGTATTGTAGGTGTTTTGCAGAAGCCACAGATGGGGGAACGTTACCTAGGAACCTTGCTACAGGTAGAAGGGATGTTAAAGACTTGGTTTCCTCATATAGCTGCCCAAAAGTCATCATTGGGTAATAGCAGGCATCAGCTGACCAAGCATTTTCCAAGCCACCACAGTTCCTCAGCTgcttcctctcctgcccctcccatggAAAAGACGGACCAGACAGAGCTAGGACATCTACTGTTGAAACCAAAGCAGCCTTGGCATCTCACTGAATGGCCAACTATGCACCTGACTTGGATCCACACCACTCCAATTTGCAACCCCCCCCTCAGTTCCCCAGGTACCATTTCCTTTAGCCATGGTCCTTTAGGCACTGGAGCCAGCATTGGTGTCATCCTTTTTGTCCAGCATGGAGTGCAGCCCTTCACCCACTCTGCCCCAGCCTCTCCAGTTCCACCCACTACAGCGTCTCCTGTCATCCCTGGTGATCCTAAGAAACTCTCTGGAGATGGACCTCATTGCCACCACTTGCCAGTAAC GCCACCAGACTGGGGCTGTCCCCAGTCTGGTCCTAGTCTACCCACCATGGTCAGAGAGATGACTGTGGGACATCTAGAGCAGTGGAGAAGCCATCCTCCAGTTGCTCCTGATGTCCATTCTCTCAACCCATAA